From a region of the Hymenobacter jejuensis genome:
- a CDS encoding glycosyltransferase family 2 protein gives MKKLAIVIPAYKEAYFDKSLESLASQTVKDFTVYIGDDCSPFDLKKTVDRYSDKLDIKYTRFEKNIGSENIVLQWKRCVELSKNEEWLWLFSDDDIVDLNAVESFFSVIREDAKGVADVYRFNTCVIDGDGQVIGDTPIGPAEESSEEMAYNLLLGLRGNSMPDHIFSRKVYNENGGFVFTRYAQAADWATSILFSKSKGIHIIPNAKLYWRSSGVNISSIAYKNKNKMLYGHLQFIKWVINHFEYLKATPRTVKFEMIRDAARINLRNVIMHHYKGVDSKDIPKLISLLIKDLDMSLKESIMEIYGIKRSTSSRINRVVDIIKKITRRDR, from the coding sequence ATGAAAAAACTTGCAATAGTAATACCTGCTTATAAGGAGGCTTATTTTGATAAGTCTTTAGAATCGCTTGCTTCACAAACAGTTAAAGATTTTACTGTATACATAGGAGATGATTGCAGTCCATTCGATTTAAAGAAAACTGTAGATCGTTATAGTGACAAGCTGGATATAAAATACACTAGATTTGAAAAAAATATTGGCTCTGAGAATATAGTTCTTCAATGGAAAAGATGCGTCGAGTTAAGTAAAAATGAGGAATGGCTATGGTTGTTCTCAGATGATGATATCGTTGATCTGAATGCAGTAGAAAGTTTTTTTTCTGTTATTAGAGAAGATGCTAAGGGTGTTGCTGATGTCTATCGTTTTAATACCTGCGTAATAGATGGCGATGGACAAGTAATAGGTGATACTCCTATTGGTCCTGCTGAAGAAAGTTCGGAGGAAATGGCTTACAATCTTCTTTTGGGTTTGCGAGGTAATTCAATGCCTGATCATATCTTCTCAAGAAAAGTGTATAATGAGAATGGCGGGTTTGTTTTTACACGTTATGCGCAAGCGGCAGATTGGGCCACCTCAATTTTGTTTTCTAAGAGTAAAGGGATACATATAATTCCTAATGCAAAATTGTATTGGCGATCAAGTGGTGTGAATATCTCTTCGATAGCTTATAAGAATAAAAATAAGATGCTTTATGGCCATCTTCAATTTATTAAGTGGGTTATAAATCATTTTGAATATTTAAAGGCAACACCCCGTACAGTGAAGTTTGAAATGATCAGAGACGCTGCTAGAATCAATCTTCGTAATGTAATTATGCATCACTACAAAGGGGTAGATAGTAAAGATATACCTAAGCTTATATCTTTGTTAATTAAAGATCTTGATATGTCATTAAAGGAATCAATAATGGAGATATACGGCATTAAAAGAAGTACTTCATCAAGGATTAATAGAGTTGTAGATATAATAAAGAAAATTACAAGACGGGATAGATAG